The following are encoded together in the Nyctibius grandis isolate bNycGra1 chromosome 5, bNycGra1.pri, whole genome shotgun sequence genome:
- the RERGL gene encoding ras-related and estrogen-regulated growth inhibitor-like protein, translating to MTEVKLAVVGGSGAGKSALAVRFLTKRFIGEYASNAECIYTKHLCLDGRQLHLEIYDPCSQPQRGKLSLTDELHWADGFIIVYDISDRASFAFAKALLYRIQESHIGACKKMVESSVFLVGNKQDLCHMREVGWDEGQKLAMDNKCQFCELSAAEHYQEVVAMFTKVLRNITSNFKVKEKRRPSGSKSMAKLINNVFGKRRKSV from the exons ATGACCGAGGTGAAGCTGGCCGTGGTGGGTGGTAGCGGAGCCGGCAAGTCTG CGCTGGCGGTGCGGTTTCTGACCAAGCGGTTCATCGGAGAGTACGCGTCCAACGCCG AATGCATCTACACTAAACACTTATGCCTGGATGGGAGGCAGTTACACTTGGAAATTTATGACCCTTGTTCACAG CCACAGCGGGGGAAGCTCTCCCTCACAGACGAGCTCCACTGGGCTGATGGATTTATCATTGTTTATGACATCAGTGACAGAGCAtcatttgcatttgcaaaagCATTGCTGTACAGGATCCAAGAGTCTCACATAGGAGCTTGTAAAAA AATGGTTGAGTCATCAGTATTTTTGGTTGGTAATAAACAGGATTTATGCCACATGAGGGAAGTTGGCTGGGATGAAGGACAAAAGCTGGCAATGGATAACAAGTGCCAATTCTGTGAACTGTCTGCAGCAGAACATTATCAGGAAGTTGTGGCAATGTTCACGAAAGTCCTGAGGAATATCACCTCAAATTTCAAAGTGAAGGAGAAGAGACGACCAAGTGGATCAAAGTCAATGGCCAAGTTAATCAACAATGTgtttggaaagagaaggaaatctgTCTAA